From a region of the Anaeromyxobacter sp. genome:
- a CDS encoding type III pantothenate kinase: MLLAIDVGNTNTVLGVFAGASLRQHWRIETSHTRTGDEYGILVRQLFASVGLDHAAVTAVAVSSVVPPLALTLHQMCARYFGLQPLFVGPGVKTGMPILYENPREVGADRVVNAVAAFERWKGPLIVVDFGTATTFDAITPKGEYLGGAICPGVTISMEALFRAASKLPRVEFARPPLVVGRNTVHSMQSGLVFGYVGLVDGLCARMAEELGTSPKVVATGGLAGLVAGLSRAISEVDEHLTLDGLRLIHERNR, translated from the coding sequence GTGCTCCTGGCCATCGACGTCGGCAACACCAACACCGTGCTGGGCGTGTTCGCTGGCGCCTCGCTGCGCCAGCACTGGCGCATCGAGACCAGCCACACCCGCACCGGGGACGAGTACGGCATCCTGGTGCGCCAGCTCTTCGCCTCGGTGGGGCTGGACCACGCCGCCGTCACGGCGGTGGCGGTCTCCAGCGTGGTGCCGCCGCTGGCCCTCACCCTGCACCAGATGTGCGCCCGCTACTTCGGCCTGCAGCCGCTCTTCGTCGGGCCCGGCGTCAAGACCGGCATGCCCATCCTCTACGAGAACCCGCGCGAGGTGGGGGCCGACCGGGTGGTCAACGCCGTGGCCGCCTTCGAGAGGTGGAAGGGCCCGCTCATCGTGGTGGACTTCGGCACCGCCACCACCTTCGACGCCATCACGCCCAAGGGCGAGTACCTGGGCGGCGCCATCTGCCCGGGCGTGACCATCTCCATGGAGGCGCTCTTCCGCGCCGCCTCCAAGCTGCCGCGGGTGGAGTTCGCCCGCCCGCCGCTGGTGGTCGGGCGCAACACGGTGCACTCGATGCAGAGCGGCCTGGTCTTCGGCTACGTCGGGCTGGTCGACGGCCTGTGCGCCCGCATGGCCGAGGAGCTGGGCACCAGCCCGAAGGTGGTGGCCACCGGCGGGCTGGCCGGGCTGGTGGCCGGCCTCTCCAGGGCCATCTCCGAGGTGGACGAGCACCTCACGCTGGACGGGCTGCGCCTCATCCACGAGCGGAACCGGTGA
- a CDS encoding biotin--[acetyl-CoA-carboxylase] ligase — protein sequence MPEPTQSGSEELVLAFLAEAGDEVVSGEAISDKLGLTRAAVWKHVEALRGQGYRIDAVATRGYRLVAVPDRLRALELRPLLNTHDVGQVLHCHEELGSTNDEAKALADDGAEHGEVVVAERQTDGRGRRGRGWVSPARRNVAFSVVLRPEGLAPVRAPEATLVAAVAICEALRHSGVDAGIKWPNDLLVGGRKIAGILAELSAESDLVHWLVVGVGVNVNTRAEDFPPELRGEATSLLLERQHPAPRALFLVACLTALEDWYDRWLEEGFEPIRQAWRERSVTLGRQVTVRTDGATLTGLAEDIDEAGALLVRTADGLQRVHSGDVALLRPA from the coding sequence ATGCCCGAGCCGACGCAGTCCGGCAGCGAGGAGCTGGTCCTGGCCTTCCTGGCCGAGGCCGGCGACGAGGTGGTGTCGGGCGAGGCCATCTCCGACAAGCTCGGCCTGACCCGCGCCGCGGTCTGGAAGCACGTCGAGGCGCTGCGCGGCCAGGGCTACCGCATCGACGCGGTGGCCACCCGCGGCTACCGGCTGGTGGCGGTGCCGGACCGGCTGCGGGCCCTGGAGCTGCGGCCGCTCCTCAACACCCACGACGTGGGGCAGGTGCTCCACTGCCACGAGGAGCTCGGCTCCACCAACGACGAGGCCAAGGCCCTGGCGGACGACGGGGCCGAGCACGGCGAGGTGGTGGTGGCCGAGCGGCAGACCGACGGGCGCGGGCGGCGCGGGCGCGGCTGGGTCTCGCCGGCCCGGCGCAACGTGGCCTTCTCGGTGGTGCTGCGGCCCGAGGGGCTGGCGCCGGTGCGGGCGCCCGAGGCCACCCTGGTGGCGGCGGTGGCCATCTGCGAGGCGCTGCGCCACTCCGGCGTCGACGCCGGCATCAAGTGGCCCAACGACCTGCTGGTGGGCGGCCGCAAGATCGCCGGCATCCTGGCCGAGCTGTCGGCCGAGAGCGACCTGGTGCACTGGCTGGTGGTCGGCGTGGGGGTCAACGTCAACACCCGCGCCGAGGACTTCCCGCCCGAGCTGCGCGGCGAGGCCACCAGCCTGCTGCTGGAGCGGCAGCACCCGGCCCCGCGGGCCCTCTTCCTGGTGGCCTGCCTCACCGCGCTGGAGGATTGGTACGACCGCTGGCTGGAGGAGGGCTTCGAGCCCATCCGGCAGGCCTGGCGGGAGCGCTCGGTGACGCTGGGGCGCCAGGTCACGGTGCGGACCGACGGGGCCACCCTGACCGGCCTGGCCGAGGACATCGACGAGGCGGGGGCGCTGCTGGTGCGCACCGCCGACGGCCTGCAGCGGGTCCACTCGGGCGACGTGGCGCTGCTGCGCCCGGCCTGA
- a CDS encoding DUF1801 domain-containing protein, which yields MAARRAVQATPPEIERYLARFTGDTRARLEQVRAAVRRAAPDAEEKVAYGVPTFTLNGNLVHYAGYARHVGFYPGPSGIAAFREELAPYAFATGSVQFPLDRPLPLGLIGRMARFRVQENLARPVRRRPA from the coding sequence ATGGCGGCGAGGAGGGCAGTCCAGGCGACCCCGCCGGAGATCGAGAGGTACCTCGCCAGGTTCACCGGCGACACCCGCGCGCGCCTGGAGCAGGTGCGGGCGGCGGTGCGGCGGGCCGCCCCGGACGCGGAGGAGAAGGTGGCCTACGGGGTCCCCACCTTCACGCTGAACGGCAACCTGGTGCACTACGCGGGCTACGCCAGGCACGTCGGCTTCTACCCCGGCCCCTCCGGCATCGCCGCGTTCCGGGAGGAGCTGGCGCCGTACGCCTTCGCCACGGGGTCGGTCCAGTTCCCGCTGGATCGCCCGCTGCCGCTCGGCCTGATCGGGCGGATGGCGCGGTTCCGGGTCCAGGAGAACCTGGCCCGTCCGGTGCGGCGGCGCCCGGCCTGA
- the nadC gene encoding carboxylating nicotinate-nucleotide diphosphorylase: protein MPRLSPHAERLLDLALEEDLLLGDATSEATLDAHATGAARFLAKEGLVLAGTAVAVRVFERLGAACRFECEDGDRLEAGAWFGRAEGSVRALLAAERTALNFLQRLSGVATATRRCVDALEAGGGRTRLLDTRKTTPGWRLLEKAAVRAGGGTNHRVSLGDGILIKDNHVAACGGVAEAVRRATARAGAMLRIEVEVVDLPGLTAAVAAGADIVLLDNMDDATMAEAVRLAAGRVKLEASGNMTLERLPRVAATGVDYVSMGAITHSARAVDISLELA, encoded by the coding sequence ATGCCCCGCCTCTCTCCGCACGCCGAGCGGCTCCTCGACCTGGCCCTCGAGGAGGATCTCCTCCTCGGCGACGCCACCAGCGAGGCCACCCTCGACGCCCACGCCACCGGCGCTGCCCGGTTCCTCGCCAAGGAGGGGCTGGTCCTGGCCGGCACGGCGGTGGCGGTGCGGGTCTTCGAGCGGCTCGGGGCGGCCTGCCGCTTCGAGTGCGAGGACGGCGACAGGCTGGAGGCCGGGGCCTGGTTCGGTCGGGCCGAGGGGTCGGTGCGCGCGCTGCTGGCGGCGGAGCGCACCGCCCTCAACTTCCTGCAGCGCCTCTCCGGCGTGGCCACCGCCACCCGCCGCTGCGTCGACGCGCTCGAGGCCGGCGGCGGGCGCACCCGCCTGCTCGACACCCGCAAGACCACGCCGGGCTGGCGCCTGCTGGAGAAGGCGGCGGTGCGGGCCGGCGGGGGCACCAACCACCGCGTCTCGCTGGGGGACGGCATCCTCATCAAGGACAACCACGTGGCCGCCTGCGGCGGCGTGGCCGAGGCGGTGCGGCGGGCCACGGCGCGGGCCGGCGCCATGCTGCGCATCGAGGTGGAGGTGGTGGACCTGCCCGGCCTCACGGCCGCGGTGGCCGCCGGCGCCGACATCGTCCTGCTCGACAACATGGACGACGCCACCATGGCCGAGGCGGTCCGCCTGGCCGCCGGCCGGGTCAAGCTGGAGGCCTCCGGCAACATGACGCTGGAGCGGCTGCCCCGGGTGGCCGCCACCGGCGTGGACTACGTCTCGATGGGCGCCATCACGCACTCGGCCCGGGCGGTGGACATCTCGCTCGAGCTGGCCTGA
- a CDS encoding response regulator encodes MPKTLLLADDSITIQKVVAITFANEDYAVTAVDNGEDALTRARALRPDVILLDVVMPKKNGYEVCQALKADPALAPVPVILLAGTFEAFDEARAHAVGCDAFLQKPFESQALINKVRELVEGAAPVATPGVISFARPAEVAPAPPAPAPAVPSPSVTAPPAAARPPAPAAPRPAATPAAAPMGLRPLTGAAPPPGARPPPGAVPPPGARPPGGAVPPPGARPPAGAVPPPGARPPPGAVPPLGARPPAGAVPPPGARPPPGAAPPPGARPPTGAVPPPGARPPAGAAPPFAARPPGAPLPAPAARPSASPPAGVFPPPAARPLAPPAVAPRPAAPPAPRPDPFGLGVPAAPATPPRPAAPARPPEDDWSDVDVSAEAAPRAARTVLPPAPPLTPPALDLLDFEPEPGAPEPAAAAPEPIEIAEEDGLAELELAPMHEFVPPVTATGHQPEPEAPAPAPVVAAAPPAASAAPSAPTPTAAPVVVQGAAGVTPGGASGVDGGEAALREALSRASREVIERVVWEVVPQLAETIIRENLDRLVKARQG; translated from the coding sequence ATGCCCAAGACCCTGCTCCTCGCGGACGACTCCATCACCATCCAGAAGGTGGTGGCCATCACGTTCGCCAACGAGGACTACGCCGTCACGGCGGTCGACAACGGCGAGGACGCGCTGACGCGGGCCCGCGCGCTGCGGCCCGACGTGATCCTCCTCGACGTGGTGATGCCGAAGAAGAACGGCTACGAGGTCTGCCAGGCGCTCAAGGCCGACCCGGCGCTGGCCCCGGTGCCGGTGATCCTGCTGGCCGGCACCTTCGAGGCGTTCGACGAGGCGCGCGCCCACGCCGTGGGCTGCGACGCCTTCCTGCAGAAGCCCTTCGAGAGCCAGGCGCTCATCAACAAGGTGCGCGAGCTGGTGGAGGGCGCGGCGCCGGTGGCCACGCCCGGGGTCATCTCCTTCGCGCGGCCCGCCGAGGTGGCCCCCGCCCCGCCCGCCCCGGCGCCGGCCGTTCCTTCACCGAGCGTGACGGCTCCGCCCGCCGCGGCCCGTCCGCCGGCGCCTGCCGCGCCGCGCCCGGCCGCCACGCCCGCCGCCGCCCCCATGGGCCTGCGCCCGCTGACCGGCGCGGCGCCGCCGCCCGGCGCCCGCCCGCCGCCCGGCGCCGTCCCCCCGCCCGGCGCGCGTCCGCCCGGCGGTGCCGTCCCCCCACCCGGCGCGCGCCCGCCGGCCGGTGCCGTGCCGCCGCCCGGCGCGCGCCCGCCGCCCGGCGCCGTTCCGCCGCTGGGCGCCCGCCCTCCTGCCGGCGCCGTGCCGCCACCCGGCGCCCGGCCTCCTCCCGGCGCCGCGCCGCCGCCCGGCGCTCGTCCGCCGACCGGCGCCGTGCCGCCGCCCGGCGCGCGCCCGCCCGCCGGCGCCGCCCCGCCGTTCGCGGCTCGGCCGCCCGGCGCGCCCCTCCCTGCGCCCGCCGCCCGGCCGTCCGCCTCGCCGCCCGCCGGCGTCTTCCCGCCGCCCGCGGCCCGCCCGCTGGCCCCGCCGGCGGTCGCGCCGCGCCCTGCCGCGCCGCCCGCGCCGCGCCCCGATCCCTTCGGCCTCGGCGTCCCGGCCGCGCCCGCCACGCCGCCGCGCCCGGCCGCGCCGGCCCGGCCGCCCGAGGACGACTGGAGCGACGTGGACGTGTCGGCCGAGGCCGCGCCCCGCGCCGCCAGGACCGTCCTCCCGCCCGCCCCCCCGCTGACGCCGCCCGCGCTCGACCTGCTCGACTTCGAGCCGGAGCCCGGCGCGCCAGAGCCCGCTGCGGCCGCGCCGGAGCCCATCGAGATCGCCGAGGAGGACGGGCTGGCCGAGCTCGAGCTCGCCCCCATGCACGAGTTCGTGCCGCCGGTCACCGCCACCGGTCACCAGCCGGAGCCCGAGGCGCCCGCGCCGGCCCCGGTCGTCGCGGCGGCGCCGCCGGCCGCCTCGGCGGCCCCCTCCGCCCCCACGCCCACCGCCGCGCCGGTGGTGGTCCAGGGGGCCGCAGGCGTCACGCCGGGCGGCGCCAGCGGCGTCGACGGCGGCGAGGCGGCGCTGCGGGAGGCGCTCTCCCGGGCCTCGCGCGAGGTCATCGAGCGGGTGGTCTGGGAGGTGGTCCCCCAGCTCGCCGAGACCATCATCCGAGAGAACCTCGACCGGCTCGTCAAGGCCCGCCAGGGCTGA
- a CDS encoding chemotaxis protein CheW gives MSSLPSERKALLFSVGGVRLALRLSQVREILEVAAGEVEVVARGEPLPSAYVSTVLGLPGGPARYALVTEASPRSALRVEALHGIVDLSAAEVFQLPVHTIVPQPSPYAGALVAGGQVALELAVSSLGFAPIEPAQDLGEPPPSLGPWLEREIRFARGGLTFGVPLSILVQVLESPRLAPVPLTPPSHRGLLHHGRALHTVVDVGVLYGEPPAATPRQVLLLDAGGAGVGVAADRVLAVGEGSGAEDVLRPPWDALFGGT, from the coding sequence GTGAGCTCCCTCCCGTCCGAGCGCAAGGCGCTGCTGTTCTCGGTGGGCGGCGTCCGGCTGGCCCTGCGCCTCTCCCAGGTCCGGGAGATCCTGGAGGTGGCGGCGGGGGAGGTGGAGGTGGTGGCGCGCGGCGAGCCGCTGCCGTCGGCCTACGTCTCCACGGTGCTCGGCCTGCCCGGCGGGCCGGCCCGCTACGCCCTGGTCACCGAGGCCTCGCCCCGCTCGGCGCTGCGGGTGGAGGCGCTGCACGGCATCGTGGACCTCTCCGCCGCCGAGGTCTTCCAGCTGCCGGTCCACACCATCGTGCCGCAGCCCTCCCCCTATGCCGGGGCGCTGGTGGCGGGCGGGCAGGTGGCGCTGGAGCTGGCGGTCTCCTCGCTGGGGTTCGCCCCCATCGAGCCGGCCCAGGACCTGGGTGAGCCGCCCCCGTCGCTGGGCCCCTGGCTGGAGCGGGAGATCCGCTTCGCCCGGGGTGGGCTCACCTTCGGGGTCCCGCTGTCGATCCTGGTCCAGGTGCTGGAGTCGCCGCGGCTGGCGCCGGTGCCGCTCACCCCGCCATCCCACCGGGGGCTGCTCCACCACGGGCGCGCGCTCCACACGGTGGTGGACGTCGGCGTGCTCTACGGGGAGCCGCCCGCGGCCACGCCACGGCAGGTGCTGCTGCTCGACGCCGGCGGCGCCGGCGTGGGCGTGGCCGCCGACCGGGTGCTCGCCGTGGGGGAGGGGAGCGGGGCCGAGGACGTCCTGCGCCCGCCCTGGGATGCGCTCTTCGGGGGCACGTAG
- a CDS encoding diguanylate cyclase, whose product MAHAVLLVDDERFARTVYSDYLRAAGYEVEVAADAEAALGILGRRRFDVLLTDVILPGSSGLDLLSSAKQLDPNLEVVVITALDKVDPAVRAMKSGASDYLVKPVTPEALQHAVQRSLSTRALLAENMSLRAHLKLFETCQRLAATLDRDRLVPMALAAVVSETAGTASLLAEISSDGSWVLSGAHWLEYQAAATALTAVRDALPALADRGVATVTLPDVSWPGDATHALCLPVLDEAGLIGAAISLVTAPPSSDRLASATFLCRHLGLALRNLGRLKQVEHLAYLDDLTRLYNTRYLDVVLDRELASGRPFTLLFMDVDHFKAVNDQHGHLSGSRLLVEVARMLRSCVRDEDVLVRYGGDEYVVLLVGIDSGGGLKVAERIRRAIEDHRFLSREATPVRITASIGLASYPEHAAGKSEIIDLADRAMYRGKRTTRNVVYMASRDLPPSRER is encoded by the coding sequence ATGGCCCACGCGGTCCTGCTCGTCGACGACGAGCGCTTCGCCCGGACGGTGTACTCCGACTACCTCCGGGCGGCCGGCTACGAGGTGGAGGTGGCGGCCGACGCCGAGGCCGCCCTCGGCATCCTGGGCCGTCGCCGCTTCGACGTGCTGCTCACCGACGTGATCCTGCCGGGCTCCTCGGGGCTCGACCTGCTCTCCTCGGCCAAGCAGCTCGACCCGAACCTCGAGGTGGTGGTCATCACCGCCCTCGACAAGGTGGACCCGGCCGTGCGCGCCATGAAGTCGGGCGCCTCCGACTACCTGGTGAAGCCCGTCACCCCGGAGGCGCTGCAGCACGCCGTGCAGCGCAGCCTGTCGACCCGGGCGCTGCTGGCCGAGAACATGTCGCTGCGGGCCCACCTCAAGCTCTTCGAGACCTGCCAGCGGCTGGCCGCCACGCTGGACCGCGACCGGCTGGTGCCCATGGCGCTGGCGGCGGTGGTCAGCGAGACCGCCGGCACCGCCAGCCTGCTGGCCGAGATCTCCAGCGACGGCAGCTGGGTGCTCTCCGGCGCCCACTGGCTGGAGTACCAGGCCGCCGCCACCGCGCTCACCGCGGTGCGCGACGCCCTGCCGGCGCTGGCCGACCGCGGCGTGGCCACCGTCACCCTGCCGGACGTCTCCTGGCCCGGCGACGCCACCCACGCCCTGTGCCTGCCGGTGCTCGACGAGGCCGGCCTGATCGGCGCGGCCATCTCGCTGGTCACCGCGCCGCCGTCGTCCGATCGGCTGGCCAGCGCCACCTTCCTGTGCCGGCACCTGGGGCTGGCGCTGCGCAACCTGGGCCGGCTCAAGCAGGTGGAGCACCTCGCCTACCTCGACGACCTGACCCGCCTGTACAACACCCGCTACCTCGACGTGGTGCTGGACCGCGAGCTGGCCAGCGGCCGCCCCTTCACGCTGCTCTTCATGGACGTGGACCACTTCAAGGCGGTCAACGACCAGCACGGCCACCTGTCCGGCTCGCGCCTCCTGGTGGAGGTGGCGCGGATGCTGCGGTCCTGCGTGCGCGACGAGGACGTGCTGGTCCGCTACGGCGGCGACGAGTACGTGGTGCTGCTGGTGGGCATCGACTCGGGCGGCGGCCTCAAGGTGGCGGAGCGCATCCGGCGGGCCATCGAGGACCACCGCTTCCTGTCGCGCGAGGCCACCCCGGTGCGCATCACCGCCTCGATCGGGCTGGCCAGCTACCCGGAGCACGCCGCCGGCAAGTCGGAGATCATCGACCTGGCCGACCGCGCCATGTACCGGGGCAAGCGGACCACCCGCAACGTGGTCTACATGGCCTCGAGGGACCTGCCGCCCTCGCGCGAGCGCTGA
- a CDS encoding metallopeptidase family protein gives MPQRDEPEVDPRFSAAAAALDEGDLERAVALARAGARAARQHGLRDLEADLRWLEGSALTELADPATALARLDEALALAPDHLDARLERAFALSELSRFDEARAQLEDVLARAPEEAWAHHQLGLLAERRGDQAEATRRFERARRLDPQAFPRPVSVSRAEFDGLVEAALLDIPEQVRRYLANVPITVEDLPSDDDLAGSEPPLSPTILGLFRGAPYGQKVSSDPWSHLPSAIVLYQRNLERAVGSRAELEEQIGVTLIHEVGHFLGLDEDELAARGLD, from the coding sequence ATGCCCCAGCGCGACGAGCCCGAGGTCGACCCCCGCTTCTCGGCCGCCGCCGCGGCGCTCGACGAGGGCGACCTGGAGCGGGCCGTCGCGCTGGCCCGCGCCGGCGCCAGGGCGGCCCGCCAGCACGGGCTGCGCGACCTGGAGGCCGACCTGCGCTGGCTGGAGGGCTCGGCCCTCACCGAGCTGGCCGATCCGGCCACCGCCCTGGCGCGCCTCGACGAGGCGCTGGCGCTGGCTCCCGACCACCTCGACGCCAGGCTGGAGCGTGCCTTCGCCCTCAGCGAGCTCTCCCGCTTCGACGAGGCGCGGGCCCAGCTCGAGGACGTGCTGGCCCGGGCGCCCGAGGAGGCCTGGGCCCACCACCAGCTCGGGCTGCTGGCCGAGCGGCGCGGGGACCAGGCCGAGGCGACGCGGCGCTTCGAGCGGGCCCGCCGCCTCGATCCGCAGGCCTTCCCGCGCCCCGTCAGCGTGTCCCGCGCCGAGTTCGACGGGCTGGTGGAGGCGGCGCTCCTCGACATCCCGGAGCAGGTGCGCCGCTACCTCGCCAACGTGCCCATCACGGTGGAGGACCTGCCCTCCGACGACGACCTCGCCGGCTCCGAGCCCCCCCTCTCCCCCACCATCCTGGGGCTCTTCCGCGGCGCGCCCTACGGCCAGAAGGTCTCCTCGGATCCCTGGAGCCACCTGCCCTCGGCCATCGTCCTGTACCAGCGCAACCTGGAGCGGGCGGTCGGCTCGCGGGCCGAGCTCGAGGAGCAGATCGGCGTCACCCTGATCCACGAGGTCGGGCACTTCCTCGGGCTGGACGAGGACGAGCTGGCGGCGCGCGGGCTGGACTAG
- a CDS encoding ATP-dependent Clp protease ATP-binding subunit — translation MPAVIESMELLQVLSEAEDIARSVNQPLTSAHQLLAFFTVPNRAEILLKEKRIDEDRILAVMAGKPREAEALTRDLREQARELASGTGAAEIDCLHLLAAMSRVQACCAHQLLAACGLDPRRLRTETISLFANGLPRKYRQVQPVRVASAPAAHRAPAERPAAPAEDGVLEDDLAAALDELEGAATAPAAGAAAPASPSTRAATPGAPQPAQARGRAPASRHALDPREFPWLSQLGRNLTELAALGKLDPLVGREREVEEAVDVLGKRRSNNPLLVGEPGVGKTAIAEGIAQRLLADGGAHATRTVIELDMASVVAGTQLRGSFSEKLLGLKEEVRRAEGRIVVFIDEVHTLMGAGATGEGPQDAANELKAALARGEFPCIGATTHDEYRQHIEKDPALERRFSPVLVREPSVADTVTILGGLAARYERHHGVRYAPEALEAAAALSARHVTDRFLPDKAVAALDLAGSRARREGRREVGAPDVARVVAKMAGIPESRLLASDRERILGLERALAERVVGHEEAIGRVARVLKRNFAGFASRRPMGSFLFLGPTGVGKTELARALADALYGARDALVQLDMSECAEPTGVARLVGAAPGYVGYGEGGQLTDAVRRRPACVVVLDEIEKAHRDVQQLLLQVLEEGRLTDGRGRQIDFSNAVVVLTSNLGAAEATRTSQAAMGFGAAERAQPRQDRVLEAARGAVPPELWNRLDERLVFPSLSRDDVARIAALLLAESAARLHGERRIRYVAAPEVAAFLLDHGGWDPTLGARPMRSAVQRLVEAPLAERILAGEFQAGDQVRVDVEGGALRFCRAA, via the coding sequence ATGCCCGCCGTCATCGAGTCGATGGAGCTCCTGCAGGTCCTCAGCGAGGCGGAGGACATCGCCCGCAGCGTGAACCAGCCGCTGACCAGCGCGCACCAGCTCCTGGCCTTCTTCACGGTGCCGAACCGGGCCGAGATCCTCCTCAAGGAGAAGCGCATCGACGAGGACCGCATCCTGGCGGTCATGGCCGGCAAGCCGCGCGAGGCCGAGGCGCTCACGCGCGACCTGCGCGAGCAGGCCCGCGAGCTGGCCAGCGGCACCGGCGCCGCCGAGATCGACTGCCTGCACCTGCTGGCCGCCATGAGCCGCGTGCAGGCCTGCTGCGCCCACCAGCTGCTGGCGGCCTGCGGGCTCGACCCGCGCCGGCTGCGCACCGAGACCATCAGCCTCTTCGCCAACGGCCTGCCCCGCAAGTACCGCCAGGTCCAGCCGGTGCGCGTGGCCAGCGCCCCGGCGGCCCACCGGGCCCCGGCCGAGCGGCCCGCCGCGCCGGCCGAGGACGGGGTGCTGGAGGACGACCTGGCGGCCGCGCTCGACGAGCTGGAGGGCGCCGCGACCGCCCCGGCGGCCGGCGCCGCCGCCCCCGCCTCCCCGTCGACCCGCGCCGCGACGCCGGGCGCGCCGCAGCCCGCCCAGGCCCGCGGCCGCGCCCCGGCCAGCCGCCACGCCCTCGACCCGCGCGAGTTCCCCTGGCTGTCGCAGCTGGGCCGCAACCTCACCGAGCTGGCCGCCCTGGGCAAGCTCGACCCGCTGGTGGGGCGCGAGCGCGAGGTGGAGGAGGCCGTCGACGTCCTCGGCAAGCGGCGCTCCAACAACCCGCTGCTGGTGGGCGAGCCGGGCGTGGGCAAGACCGCCATCGCCGAGGGCATCGCGCAGCGGCTGCTGGCCGACGGCGGCGCCCACGCCACCCGCACCGTCATCGAGCTCGACATGGCCAGCGTGGTGGCCGGCACCCAGCTGCGCGGCTCCTTCTCCGAGAAGCTGCTGGGCCTCAAGGAGGAGGTGCGCCGGGCCGAGGGCCGCATCGTGGTCTTCATCGACGAGGTGCACACGCTCATGGGCGCCGGCGCCACCGGCGAGGGGCCCCAGGACGCCGCCAACGAGCTCAAGGCGGCGCTGGCCCGCGGCGAGTTCCCCTGCATCGGGGCCACCACCCACGACGAGTACCGCCAGCACATCGAGAAGGACCCGGCGCTGGAGCGGCGCTTCTCGCCGGTGCTGGTGCGCGAGCCCAGCGTGGCCGACACCGTCACCATCCTGGGCGGCCTGGCGGCGCGCTACGAGCGCCACCACGGCGTCCGCTACGCCCCCGAGGCCCTGGAGGCGGCCGCGGCGCTGTCGGCCCGTCACGTCACCGACCGCTTCCTGCCCGACAAGGCGGTGGCGGCCCTGGACCTGGCCGGCAGCCGGGCCCGCCGCGAGGGCCGCCGCGAGGTCGGCGCCCCCGACGTGGCGCGGGTGGTGGCCAAGATGGCGGGCATCCCGGAGTCGCGCCTGCTGGCCTCCGACCGCGAGCGGATCCTGGGGCTGGAGCGGGCGCTGGCCGAGCGGGTGGTGGGCCACGAGGAGGCCATCGGCCGCGTGGCCCGGGTGCTCAAGCGCAACTTCGCCGGCTTTGCCTCGCGCCGGCCCATGGGCTCCTTCCTCTTCCTCGGCCCCACCGGCGTGGGCAAGACCGAGCTGGCCAGGGCGCTGGCCGACGCCCTCTACGGCGCCCGCGACGCGCTGGTCCAGCTCGACATGAGCGAGTGCGCCGAGCCCACCGGCGTGGCGCGCCTGGTGGGCGCGGCCCCCGGCTACGTGGGCTACGGCGAGGGCGGGCAGCTCACCGACGCGGTGCGCCGGCGTCCGGCCTGCGTGGTGGTGCTCGACGAGATCGAGAAGGCCCACCGCGACGTCCAGCAGCTGCTGCTGCAGGTGCTGGAGGAGGGCCGGCTCACCGACGGCCGCGGCCGGCAGATCGACTTCTCCAACGCGGTGGTGGTGCTCACCAGCAACCTGGGGGCCGCTGAGGCCACCCGCACCTCGCAGGCGGCCATGGGCTTCGGGGCCGCCGAGCGGGCCCAGCCGCGCCAGGACCGGGTGCTGGAGGCGGCCCGCGGCGCCGTGCCGCCGGAGCTGTGGAACCGGCTCGACGAGCGCCTGGTGTTCCCCTCCCTCTCCCGCGACGACGTCGCGCGCATCGCGGCGCTGCTGCTGGCCGAGTCGGCGGCGCGCCTGCACGGCGAGCGGCGCATCCGCTACGTGGCGGCGCCGGAGGTGGCGGCCTTCCTGCTGGACCACGGCGGCTGGGACCCGACGCTGGGGGCCCGTCCCATGCGGAGCGCGGTGCAGCGGCTGGTCGAGGCGCCGCTGGCCGAGCGGATCCTGGCCGGCGAGTTCCAGGCCGGCGACCAGGTGCGGGTGGACGTGGAGGGCGGGGCGCTGCGCTTCTGCCGGGCCGCCTGA
- a CDS encoding response regulator: MPPPNDSDTASSPAPRPRVLLVDDEPALLAAYRRMLGERFEVAVASGGRQALALLEHDSAFDAVFCDIMMPDLDGPAVWQHLETRHPELARRTAFCTAGAFTPRAVTFVEAMGDRLFLKPVAVEEMIRFVEQVGRRG, from the coding sequence ATGCCGCCCCCCAACGACTCCGACACCGCCTCGTCGCCTGCGCCGCGCCCTCGCGTGCTGCTGGTGGACGACGAGCCGGCGCTGCTGGCGGCCTATCGGCGGATGCTGGGCGAGCGCTTCGAGGTGGCGGTGGCCAGCGGCGGCCGCCAGGCCCTGGCGCTCCTGGAGCACGACAGCGCCTTCGACGCCGTCTTCTGCGACATCATGATGCCCGACCTGGACGGCCCGGCCGTCTGGCAGCACCTGGAGACCCGCCACCCCGAGCTGGCGCGGCGCACCGCCTTCTGCACGGCGGGCGCCTTCACGCCCCGGGCGGTGACCTTCGTCGAGGCCATGGGCGACCGCCTCTTCCTCAAGCCGGTGGCCGTCGAGGAGATGATCCGGTTCGTGGAGCAGGTGGGGCGCCGGGGCTGA